From one Lycium ferocissimum isolate CSIRO_LF1 chromosome 7, AGI_CSIRO_Lferr_CH_V1, whole genome shotgun sequence genomic stretch:
- the LOC132062160 gene encoding uncharacterized protein LOC132062160, with product MGELRKTLWQSLRDIAQGISTPWMIAGDFNALLYAQDRLLGNPVQYAEIKDFSGCITDLLLNELHWRGNYYTWSNKQQGGDRICSRLDRAFGNLEWMMKWGHVMVEYELPNISDHSPMVMVIQATQNTIKIPFRFFNVWAEHNQFLAIVEATWCKKTNANKMRNIWAKLKDLKPKLKQLNNAEYRNITQRLDKARFDLINIQGQIQLCYTDSLQNQEKALLQELEKWSLIEESIMRQKSRARWIKLGDANTKNLMGTSALSLPAINMQVMKRGPILNQTQRLRLITEITDKEILDSLNAIGDDKAPGVDGYNAVFF from the exons ATGG GGGAACTTAGGAAAACATTATGGCAATCACTCAGGGATATTGCACAGGGGATCTCAACACCATGGATGATAGCCGGTGATTTTAATGCCTTGCTATATGCACAGGATAGGTTATTGGGTAATCCAGTTCAATATGCTGAAATTAAGGACTTCTCCGGATGCATTACTGATTTGTTACTAAATGAACTACACTGGAGAGGAAACTACTATACATGGTCAAATAAACAACAAGGTGGGGACAGAATTTGTAGTAGACTGGATAGGGCATTTGGTAATCTTGAATGGATGATGAAATGGGGTCATGTCATGGTTGAATATGAGCTGCCCAATATTTCTGATCACTCACCTATGGTCATGGTTATACAAGCTACTCAGAACACTATTAAGATCCCTTTTAGGTTCTTTAATGTGTGGGCTGAACACAACCAATTTCTTGCCATCGTCGAAGCTACCTGGTGCAAGAAAACTAATGCCAACAAAATGCGGAACATTTGGGCAAAATTAAAAGATCTAAAGCCAAAACTGAAGCAGCTAAATAATGCGGAGTATCGCAATATTACGCAGAGATTGGATAAGGCAAGATTTGATCTGATCAACATACAAGGACAAATCCAACTATGTTACACAGATAGCCTCCAGAATCAGGAGAAAGCACTATTGCAAGAACTAGAGAAATGGTCCTTGATAGAGGAGAGTATAATGCGACAGAAATCTCGAGCAAGATGGATCAAGTTGGGAGACGCTAACACCAA GAACCTTATGGGTACTTCAGCACTATCCTTACCAGCCATAAACATGCAAGTCATGAAGAGAGGACCGATCTTAAATCAGACCCAAAGACTGCGATTGATTACCGAGATCACTGACAAAGAAATCCTGGATAGTCTCAATGCT